One window of Salvelinus fontinalis isolate EN_2023a chromosome 19, ASM2944872v1, whole genome shotgun sequence genomic DNA carries:
- the LOC129816230 gene encoding protocadherin-8-like, translating into MGFCWIRGVGDCVVLAVLFYSVQSTTTRYCTFEEDAPGSEIGNLSQDLKIDPAEDPGTSFRFMQETNSSVIQMREIDGLLAVGETIDREHLCPRSPRCFVTFDIVAFSKEKFQLIHVEIEVKDINDNSPHFLHKETTLEISENVQVDSRFPLDIAVDHDVGNNYIQRYHISPSSHFIVDVRSREDGVKYAELVLVKAMDREAEDSYTIEVTATDGGEPPRSGSMTVHIKVLDFNDNSPTFEHNSLKVELYEDSPIGYQVLKVHAFDPDAGINGEVVYGFVEDTSSEAMRIFNVDRISGAVTLKTLVDYEKQRSYELNIKASDLGTNSIPSTCKVVVDVVDVNDNAPEITIKPMTSTSDGVAYITEAAAEESFVALISTSDSDSGSNGYVRSSLHGHDHFKLQQAYGDTFMIVTTTTLDREKIPEYNLTVVAEDLGTPPFKTVKQYTIRVTDENDNAPLFSKSIYEVSVLENNIPGSYITTVVARDLDMGKNAKVSYKLIDSDVVGEASILTYVSIDPVSGSLYSLRSFDFETVQQIELTIQADDKGSPQLSSTSMIRIKVVDQNDNYPYFTFPVMLNDSAEVPLPVNAPLGYLALWVKGQDEDEGMNGELSFRIVQGDSNLFSINKDTGEIALKQGLASAIGNVLEIKIAVSDNGRSPLSSSATIHFVVTDSQLSDDQVVIVLRSTDEEDAGLDVSVVVIIMLGGGCALLLIAIVIVVITCKLNQGGKDQDSKRDVSHVLFDSRHHPRLNSAEPNMYGGPRGFLNERTSSSLDESSLYEEKNGDLESQMFLPPKPFLPTSMWQGEKYCLQMSGIDQQSVKDSGKGDSDFNDSDSDISGDGGKRNLSTFQPWAKSSFHATNTLAVDCQGTYCVIPTQSFQAPLENAYTIGFSQAPVYNNPHAYPHSWKDFGYSTSIPKARNTMQTFSHHTGTLPSYFAHQKRQSAAGLAEIQEHNQDITTVATISEVATIF; encoded by the exons ATGGGATTCTGCTGGATTCGAGGAGTTGGTGACTGCGTGGTGCttgctgttctgttctactcgGTTCAGTCTACAACTACGAGGTACTGCACGTTTGAAGAGGATGCGCCCGGGTCAGAGATTGGAAATCTGTCTCAGGATTTAAAGATAGACCCAGCAGAGGACCCTGGAACATCTTTCCGCTTCATGCAGGAGACCAATTCGTCTGTGATTCAAATGAGGGAGATTGATGGACTTTTAGCAGTTGGGGAAACGATTGACCGAGAGCATCTCTGCCCAAGGTCCCCCCGGTGCTTTGTCACTTTCGACATAGTTGCTTTCTCCAAAGAAAAGTTTCAGCTGATTCACGTGGAGATCGAGGTAAAGGACATCAATGATAACTCACCCCACTTCCTCCACAAAGAGACGACCCTTGAGATATCCGAGAATGTTCAGGTGGACTCACGATTCCCGTTGGACATCGCTGTTGACCATGATGTCGGCAATAACTACATCCAACGTTACCATATCTCTCCCTCCAGCCATTTTATAGTTGATGTGCGCAGCAGGGAGGATGGAGTGAAGTATGCTGAACTTGTGCTTGTGAAAGCAATGGACAGAGAGGCTGAAGATTCCTACACAATTGAAGTGACGGCAACAGATGGCGGAGAGCCACCCAGATCCGGATCAATGACTGTTCATATCAAAGTGCTGGATTTTAATGACAACAGCCCAACGTTTGAGCACAACTCACTAAAAGTTGAACTTTATGAGGATTCACCCATAGGTTACCAAGTGCTGAAAGTGCATGCGTTTGACCCAGATGCTGGCATCAATGGCGAGGTAGTGTATGGATTTGTAGAAGACACATCATCTGAAGCAATGCGCATTTTTAATGTAGACCGAATTTCCGGTGCTGTAACTTTAAAAACATTGGTTGATTATGAGAAGCAGAGGTCTTATGAATTGAACATTAAAGCATCCGATTTAGGCACAAATTCTATTCCATCAACCTGCaaagttgttgttgatgttgtagATGTAAATGATAACGCACCAGAAATCACTATCAAGCCAATGACCTCGACTAGTGATGGTGTAGCTTACATCACGGAGGCCGCAGCGGAGGAAAGTTTTGTTGCGCTGATCAGCACCTCGGACAGTGACTCTGGCTCGAACGGTTACGTGCGCAGCAGCCTACACGGCCACGATCATTTCAAGCTGCAACAGGCCTACGGGGACACTTTTATGATTGTAACAACCACCACTTTAGATAGAGAGAAGATCCCAGAGTATAACCTCACTGTAGTCGCTGAAGACCTCGGAACACCACCTTTCAAAACAGTGAAGCAGTATACCATCAGAGTGACCGACGAGAACGACAACGCCCCCCTCTTCAGTAAATCCATTTATGAAGTTTCTGTCCTGGAAAATAATATCCCTGGGTCATATATAACTACTGTTGTAGCACGTGACCTTGATATGGGTAAAAATGCCAAAGTATCATACAAACTAATTGATTCAGATGTTGTGGGTGAGGCCTCCATTTTGACTTATGTGTCTATCGACCCAGTGTCAGGGTCATTGTATAGTCTGAGATCTTTTGATTTTGAAACCGTCCAACAGATTGAATTAACCATCCAGGCTGATGACAAGGGCTCACCTCAGCTGTCAAGCACATCCATGATCAGAATCAAAGTGGTTGATCAGAACGACAACTATCCCTATTTCACCTTTCCTGTTATGCTGAATGACTCTGCTGAAGTTCCTCTTCCTGTCAATGCACCACTGGGGTACCTGGCCCTATGGGtcaagggtcaggatgaggatgAGGGCATGAATGGTGAGCTCAGCTTCAGAATCGTACAAGGTGACTCTAACCTATTTTCAATCAATAAAGACACTGGAGAAATAGCTCTTAAACAGGGGCTGGCCTCTGCTATTGGAAATGTTTTGGAAATCAAAATTGCAGTGAGTGACAATGGGAGATCCCCCCTCTCCAGCAGTGCCACCATTCACTTTGTTGTCACAGATTCGCAGCTCTCAGACGACCAAGTTGTCATTGTACTACGTTCAACTGATGAGGAAGACGCAGGCTTGGATGTTTCAGTAGTAGTTATCATAATGCTCGGTGGGGGTTGTGCTCTGCTGCTGATTGCCATAGTGATTGTTGTTATCACATGCAAGTTGAATCAAGGAGGGAAGGATCAAGACTCCAAGAGAGACGTGTCTCACGTCCTGTTTGACTCCAGGCATCATCCCAGGCTCAACTCTGCAGAACCCAACATGTACGGTGGACCAAGAGGTTTCCTCAATGAAAGGACCTCTTCATCTCTTGATGAGTCCAGCCTGTATGAGGAGAAAAATGGAGACTTGGAGTCACAG ATGTTCCTGCCTCCTAAGCCTTTCCTACCAACATCTATGTGGCAAGGGGAAAAATACTGcctgcaaatgag TGGCATTGACCAGCAGAGCGTAAAGGACAGTGGCAAGGGAGACAGTGACTTCAATGACAGTGACTCTGACATCAGTGGGGATGGAGGCAAGAGGAACCTCAGCACCTTCCAGCCCTGGGCCAAAA GCTCCTTCCATGCCACTAACACCCTCGCAGTGGATTGTCAAGGCACTTACTGTGTAATACCAACCCAAAGCTTCCAGGCCCCACTAGAAAATGCATACACAATTGGCTTTTCCCAAGCACCGGTGTACAACAATCCCCATGCCTATCCCCACTCCTGGAAAGACTTTGGCTATAGCACTAGCATTCCCAAAGCAAGAAACACCATGCAGACGTTCTCTCATCACACAGGTACACTCCCCTCTTACTTCGCCCATCAGAAAAGGCAATCTGCTGCCGGACTTGCTGAAATTCAGGAGCACAACCAAGATATTACTACAGTGGCAACCATATCTGAAGTTGCCACCATTTTTTAA